The following are from one region of the Gryllotalpicola protaetiae genome:
- a CDS encoding 5' nucleotidase, NT5C type, giving the protein MRNQPPIVLVDLDNATADFTGHLNAGLARLYPDIAPHDGKQFAIWGDDADRNAAIRDVVTEADFFATMPVYGGARDALIAMLRAGIDVQICTSPMTSNVLSASAKIAWVRRFLGRRFVERTTITARKELVVGNLLVDDRVYPAFVREPLWQQVYFTQPYNANVPGPHFDRWEDWEGIIVPLLEGASDA; this is encoded by the coding sequence ATGCGCAATCAGCCGCCGATCGTCCTCGTCGACCTCGACAACGCCACGGCCGACTTCACCGGTCACTTGAACGCGGGGCTCGCTCGGCTCTATCCCGACATCGCCCCTCACGACGGCAAGCAGTTCGCAATCTGGGGCGACGACGCGGACCGGAACGCGGCGATCCGCGACGTGGTCACGGAAGCTGATTTCTTCGCGACGATGCCCGTCTACGGCGGCGCGCGGGACGCCCTGATCGCGATGCTGCGCGCGGGGATCGACGTGCAGATCTGCACGTCGCCGATGACCTCGAACGTTCTGAGCGCGAGCGCGAAGATCGCGTGGGTCCGAAGGTTCCTCGGTCGGCGCTTCGTCGAGCGAACGACGATCACTGCCCGCAAGGAGCTCGTGGTTGGGAATCTGCTCGTGGACGACCGGGTCTACCCGGCATTCGTCCGCGAACCGCTGTGGCAGCAGGTGTACTTCACCCAGCCTTACAACGCCAATGTGCCCGGTCCGCACTTCGACCGCTGGGAAGACTGGGAAGGCATCATCGTGCCGCTGCTCGAAGGCGCCTCCGATGCGTGA
- a CDS encoding DedA family protein, protein MLASIPLLDPSGILTSLGSWALLGIGVLVFIESGVLFPFLPGDSLLITAAILAPQLGIQIWSMVVVAAIAAFLGDQVGYWLGKRLGRGLFKPDARVLKSAHLHRAEAFFARYGGASLVLGRFVPVVRTYVPLAAGVAGLRYRRFLAWNALGGGLWSALMVALGVLLGGIPFVTTNIDVLMVLVVVISVAPIALSALRARRKVAAER, encoded by the coding sequence ATGCTCGCCTCGATCCCTCTGCTCGACCCGTCCGGCATCCTGACATCTCTGGGCTCGTGGGCGCTCCTCGGCATCGGCGTGCTCGTGTTCATCGAATCGGGGGTGCTGTTCCCGTTCCTTCCGGGTGACTCGCTGCTCATCACGGCGGCGATCCTGGCTCCGCAGCTCGGCATCCAGATCTGGTCGATGGTCGTCGTCGCGGCGATCGCGGCCTTCCTCGGCGATCAGGTCGGCTACTGGCTGGGGAAGCGGTTGGGCCGCGGGCTCTTCAAACCCGATGCCCGCGTGCTGAAGTCCGCGCATCTGCACCGCGCTGAGGCCTTCTTCGCGCGCTACGGCGGCGCCTCGCTCGTGCTCGGGCGGTTCGTCCCGGTCGTGCGGACATACGTCCCGCTTGCCGCGGGCGTCGCCGGTCTGCGCTACCGGCGCTTCCTCGCGTGGAACGCGCTCGGCGGAGGCCTGTGGTCCGCGCTCATGGTCGCCCTCGGCGTGTTGCTCGGAGGTATCCCGTTCGTGACCACGAACATCGACGTCCTCATGGTGCTCGTCGTCGTGATCTCGGTCGCGCCGATCGCGCTCAGCGCGCTGCGCGCTCGCCGCAAGGTTGCAGCAGAACGCTAG
- a CDS encoding AraC family transcriptional regulator yields MVIALPGTPADAPLMAWEWAMSLVQRQRAEADTTVDTGTAPLWVLVLAGSAELTAAGRRTELLAGDAALVEVGTVHRLVARAGSELATGDLRSVLGTAGVPNPLVVRAFSQRHAALRQLVDTCPPGAACSNPIWTRAYANLFGAAMVTAWLDDDGAAIAADPAVAAVLTAIAEAPGEVWTLERMARIAHLSRSALTARFQAELGKAPSDVLRELRMNEARGMLAESKHPIGAVAFAVGYGSTAAFSRAFASHHGMAPQAWRERRA; encoded by the coding sequence ATGGTGATCGCACTGCCCGGCACTCCCGCGGACGCCCCGCTGATGGCCTGGGAGTGGGCCATGTCGCTCGTGCAGCGGCAGCGCGCAGAGGCGGACACCACAGTCGACACTGGCACGGCGCCGCTCTGGGTCCTGGTGCTCGCCGGCTCTGCCGAGCTGACCGCCGCAGGCCGCCGCACCGAGTTGTTGGCCGGGGACGCGGCACTCGTCGAAGTCGGAACCGTGCACCGCCTGGTGGCGCGAGCCGGCTCCGAGCTCGCCACGGGTGATCTGCGCTCGGTGCTCGGCACGGCCGGCGTGCCGAATCCGCTCGTCGTGCGGGCGTTCTCGCAGCGCCACGCCGCGCTGCGCCAGCTCGTCGACACGTGCCCACCCGGGGCCGCGTGCTCCAACCCGATCTGGACCCGCGCATACGCGAATCTGTTCGGCGCGGCCATGGTGACGGCGTGGCTCGACGACGACGGCGCGGCCATCGCCGCGGACCCCGCGGTCGCGGCAGTGCTCACCGCCATCGCCGAGGCACCCGGCGAGGTCTGGACGCTGGAGCGCATGGCCCGCATCGCCCACCTCTCACGCTCCGCGCTCACGGCGCGCTTCCAGGCCGAGCTGGGAAAGGCGCCGTCTGACGTCCTGCGCGAGCTGCGCATGAACGAAGCCCGGGGGATGCTGGCCGAGTCGAAGCATCCGATCGGCGCTGTCGCCTTCGCCGTCGGCTACGGCTCGACCGCCGCCTTCAGCCGCGCGTTCGCCTCGCACCACGGCATGGCGCCGCAAGCGTGGCGCGAGCGCCGCGCCTAG
- a CDS encoding tyrosine-type recombinase/integrase, with the protein MPKSKPHSHEINAFQIRGGKLWAAIYEGERDESGERNQIRRTGKTRKIAIAKVQAVLNEIAVNGGKPTDRRTRIADVARMYLELKETEAISPKGMREIRDNLNKYIVPLLGSKVATSLTKGGVSRFHTATQLKAMESKRSIDGYSTTLNAHKTLVALLNFAVDEGIVPRNVAEAKGRPKPPEGRAQRQKNRGSLTALEAARLRDEGGARWRLYVVSGGRSSEIRGLRWEYVDWDHDLIHLDWRAAEVEYAHACGPQRADGSWPCGKKTGFGCTAQDKDNPTFRLSTLLESERIAGRWFFMRPKGQRARPIIMTSELKRELLELQEATKSAHNPFGLVWPRDNGWPEENRDENEALREALRRLGIERPGVSVTLHWLRHSFVTLMKQAGVPWAAFGPVAGHADESTSDLYTHEDIEASREGVQKLNDMLTRTLREAASQ; encoded by the coding sequence GTGCCCAAGTCGAAGCCTCACAGCCACGAGATCAACGCATTCCAGATCCGTGGCGGAAAGCTGTGGGCTGCCATCTACGAGGGCGAACGGGACGAATCGGGCGAGCGCAACCAGATTCGCCGCACGGGCAAGACCCGCAAGATCGCGATCGCCAAGGTTCAGGCGGTTCTCAACGAGATCGCGGTCAACGGAGGCAAGCCGACAGATCGGCGTACTCGCATCGCAGACGTTGCCCGAATGTACCTCGAGCTGAAGGAAACCGAGGCGATCAGCCCGAAGGGGATGCGAGAGATTCGCGACAATCTGAACAAGTACATCGTTCCTCTGCTCGGCTCGAAGGTCGCCACGTCGCTGACGAAAGGAGGCGTTTCAAGGTTCCACACCGCCACCCAACTAAAGGCGATGGAATCGAAACGCTCGATCGACGGCTACTCGACCACGCTGAACGCCCACAAGACACTCGTTGCCCTGCTCAATTTCGCCGTCGACGAGGGCATCGTGCCACGCAACGTTGCCGAGGCGAAGGGGCGGCCCAAGCCGCCTGAGGGACGGGCGCAGCGACAGAAGAACCGCGGGTCCCTGACGGCACTCGAAGCCGCCCGCCTTCGAGATGAGGGTGGCGCGAGATGGAGGCTTTACGTCGTCTCAGGAGGACGCTCGTCAGAGATCAGAGGTCTTCGATGGGAGTACGTCGACTGGGATCACGACCTCATCCATCTTGACTGGCGCGCCGCCGAGGTGGAGTACGCACACGCATGCGGCCCTCAGCGGGCGGATGGAAGCTGGCCGTGCGGCAAGAAGACGGGGTTCGGCTGCACCGCACAAGACAAGGACAACCCGACTTTCAGGTTGTCCACGCTCCTTGAGTCCGAGCGAATCGCTGGTCGTTGGTTCTTCATGCGCCCGAAGGGGCAGCGCGCACGGCCCATCATCATGACGAGTGAGCTGAAGCGCGAGCTCCTCGAGCTTCAGGAGGCGACAAAGTCGGCCCACAACCCCTTCGGCCTCGTGTGGCCGCGCGATAATGGGTGGCCAGAAGAGAACCGCGACGAGAACGAGGCGCTCCGGGAGGCACTGCGCCGGCTGGGTATTGAGCGTCCAGGCGTCTCCGTGACGCTGCACTGGCTCAGGCACTCATTCGTGACGCTCATGAAACAGGCGGGAGTGCCGTGGGCGGCGTTCGGCCCTGTGGCGGGCCACGCTGACGAGAGCACCTCGGATCTGTACACCCATGAAGACATCGAAGCGAGCCGCGAGGGCGTCCAGAAGTTGAACGACATGCTCACGCGCACGCTCCGTGAAGCGGCGTCTCAGTAG
- a CDS encoding recombinase family protein encodes MALVGYVRVSTAEQTLALQQDAMAAAGVEKVFKDVGVSGSKTARPGLDAALDYLRDGDTLVVWRLDRFSRSTVHALTTIDDLGARGVGFRSLTEQIDTSGPMGRVMLTLIAAFAQLERDVIRQRTVAGLEAARARGRVGGRPKALNATLIEVCRARKKGGATARQLATELGVSVATVYRALA; translated from the coding sequence ATGGCACTGGTGGGATACGTGCGCGTTTCGACGGCCGAGCAGACGCTGGCTTTGCAGCAGGACGCGATGGCGGCGGCCGGCGTCGAGAAGGTGTTCAAGGACGTCGGGGTGAGCGGGTCGAAGACGGCGCGCCCCGGTCTTGACGCTGCGCTCGACTACCTACGCGACGGAGACACTCTCGTCGTCTGGCGCCTCGACCGTTTCTCGCGCAGCACGGTGCATGCGCTCACGACCATCGACGATCTCGGGGCGCGCGGCGTCGGGTTCCGGTCGCTCACTGAGCAGATCGACACCTCGGGTCCGATGGGCCGCGTGATGCTCACGTTGATCGCGGCCTTCGCACAGCTCGAGCGCGACGTGATCCGTCAGCGCACCGTCGCCGGGTTGGAAGCGGCGCGCGCACGCGGCCGAGTCGGCGGACGGCCGAAAGCGCTCAACGCCACGCTCATCGAGGTGTGCCGCGCACGTAAGAAGGGCGGCGCCACGGCCCGACAGCTCGCCACAGAGCTCGGGGTGAGCGTTGCGACCGTTTACCGAGCCCTGGCCTGA
- a CDS encoding DUF2127 domain-containing protein: MRERVLDLVFLTGVLFKGVDGLVELIGGVVLLFVSPAQLRGAAHTVTAGELAEDPHDVLANLLLHGVAHLDTGGTAFLAVYLLVHGVVKLAIVVALLVGSRRIYPWAIAALGAFLVFQVYELVTAPTVGVAVLTAFDTAIIWLTWREWRRGRELRDTWRALLRGLAREKTIE; this comes from the coding sequence GTGCGTGAGAGAGTCCTCGACCTCGTCTTCCTGACCGGCGTCCTGTTCAAGGGCGTCGACGGGCTGGTCGAGCTGATCGGCGGCGTCGTGCTGCTGTTCGTGAGCCCTGCGCAGCTGCGCGGTGCCGCACACACGGTGACGGCCGGTGAGCTGGCCGAGGACCCGCACGACGTCCTCGCCAATCTCCTGCTTCACGGCGTCGCCCACCTCGACACCGGCGGCACTGCGTTCCTCGCCGTCTACCTGCTCGTGCACGGGGTGGTGAAACTCGCGATCGTCGTCGCGCTGCTCGTGGGCTCAAGGCGCATCTACCCGTGGGCGATCGCCGCGCTCGGCGCGTTCCTCGTCTTCCAGGTCTACGAGCTCGTCACGGCCCCCACGGTCGGCGTTGCCGTGCTCACGGCGTTCGACACCGCGATCATCTGGCTCACCTGGCGCGAATGGCGCAGAGGCCGCGAGTTGCGCGACACCTGGCGCGCCCTGCTCAGGGGTCTCGCGCGAGAGAAGACGATCGAATAG
- a CDS encoding helix-turn-helix domain-containing protein — protein MTSPEITCIPSLDRRDLRVVVHPVAVDTETAAVLLGISSSQLRAHLWTGEITAYYSGTKPLFTFDCLRRFLEGLASGPSESAASNREVWFAMEPLSVDQKTAAALCGMSYSQFCKHVRAGHLGKIPSGNKPLFTVDELRRFVASLPRQPYKLY, from the coding sequence ATGACGTCACCTGAGATCACATGCATCCCTTCACTCGACCGCCGCGACCTCCGAGTCGTCGTGCACCCAGTCGCCGTCGACACAGAGACCGCTGCGGTTCTGCTCGGAATCAGCTCATCGCAGCTTCGCGCTCATCTCTGGACTGGCGAGATCACGGCGTACTACTCCGGGACCAAGCCGTTATTCACCTTCGACTGCCTGCGCCGGTTCCTTGAAGGACTCGCGAGCGGCCCGAGTGAGAGCGCGGCGTCGAACCGCGAAGTCTGGTTCGCGATGGAGCCGCTGTCGGTCGACCAGAAGACGGCTGCCGCTCTCTGTGGCATGAGTTACTCACAGTTCTGCAAGCACGTTCGTGCCGGCCACCTTGGCAAGATTCCGTCAGGCAACAAGCCACTCTTCACCGTGGACGAACTTCGACGGTTCGTCGCGAGCCTCCCCCGCCAGCCGTACAAGCTCTACTGA
- a CDS encoding MFS transporter, whose product MATTDTSPLPPMTVAHPKRGITPVVALASGTAVLVTSEFLPAGVLPTIARHLDVSVGVAGWAVAVTAIAGAITAPTIAGVLPRADRQRVLVALLIAGVLADVIVALAPSFAVLLVGRLLLGIALSGFWAFAFGVGIQAAPGRDRLVSTGLSFGVSFATVLGVPVGATVADAIGWRAAFWGAAGLTAFAAVAVAALLPSTPAQPSAGFRMMGEAIVRPRLMFGILFIALAAFGNFVAYPYIRLAIDRVDPSITSPLLVGWGIGGLIGTLVAGALASRLRALAGVTPILLAAALLVTGFATTTPWLIVGAIAWGFAFNIVPVLGTLWVTRAEPHHAESAVSLSVTAFQVAITAGAAIGGALVDASGVQPAFVVGAVAAVAAGVGFAVVRPRRA is encoded by the coding sequence GTGGCCACCACTGATACGTCCCCGCTCCCGCCCATGACCGTCGCGCACCCGAAGCGCGGCATCACGCCCGTCGTCGCCCTCGCCTCGGGAACGGCGGTGCTCGTCACCAGCGAGTTCCTGCCGGCCGGCGTGCTGCCGACGATCGCGCGGCACCTCGACGTCAGCGTCGGCGTCGCCGGCTGGGCGGTGGCCGTGACGGCGATCGCGGGGGCGATCACCGCGCCGACCATCGCGGGCGTGCTGCCGCGCGCCGATCGGCAGCGCGTCCTCGTCGCGCTGCTGATCGCCGGGGTGCTCGCCGACGTCATCGTCGCGCTCGCGCCGAGCTTCGCGGTGCTGCTGGTGGGCAGACTTCTGCTCGGCATCGCGCTCTCGGGGTTCTGGGCGTTCGCGTTCGGTGTCGGCATCCAGGCCGCACCGGGCCGCGATCGGCTCGTGTCCACCGGCCTCTCGTTCGGCGTCAGCTTCGCGACGGTGCTCGGCGTTCCGGTGGGGGCGACGGTGGCGGACGCCATCGGCTGGCGCGCCGCCTTCTGGGGCGCAGCTGGCCTCACCGCGTTCGCCGCCGTCGCGGTCGCCGCGCTTCTGCCCAGCACGCCCGCCCAGCCCAGCGCGGGCTTCCGCATGATGGGCGAGGCCATCGTGCGCCCGCGGCTTATGTTCGGCATCCTGTTCATCGCCCTGGCCGCGTTCGGCAACTTCGTCGCCTACCCGTACATCCGCCTCGCGATCGACCGCGTCGACCCTTCGATCACCTCGCCGCTGCTCGTCGGCTGGGGCATCGGTGGACTGATCGGAACCCTGGTCGCCGGCGCGCTGGCCAGCCGGCTGCGCGCGCTCGCCGGGGTGACGCCGATTCTGCTCGCCGCCGCGCTGCTCGTCACCGGGTTCGCGACGACGACCCCGTGGCTCATCGTCGGCGCCATCGCCTGGGGCTTCGCGTTCAACATCGTCCCGGTGCTCGGAACGCTGTGGGTGACGCGCGCGGAACCGCACCACGCCGAGTCGGCCGTGTCGCTCAGCGTCACCGCGTTCCAGGTCGCGATCACCGCGGGGGCCGCGATCGGCGGCGCGCTCGTCGATGCGAGCGGGGTACAGCCGGCGTTCGTCGTGGGGGCCGTTGCGGCGGTTGCTGCCGGGGTCGGGTTCGCGGTGGTCAGGCCGCGGCGGGCTTAG
- a CDS encoding zinc-ribbon domain-containing protein, with the protein MTVEQPCSIVDCPNAAAFRTRSKPAWCLEHLTSLLGDAGLDPAEPFPGRPSDFWLSTCRACDTTAHYRLEYAMEKTKTGQPTCGLCRWRAWSAWGASLGATVDHADVAVDYSAFAESHGYELLDVLDPVAAGGIVRVRCRSCQRIQAERLSDISWGCSCQTKAATPNQVTRSKANRMTFAASNSPAIPWWDHEANDELLWKTAKRASTKVAAWKCPDCGHRFAERIAAMAEHPVCPACRDRERTASHAEAERLATLPVSEVPELLATWADETEPWKVMVGDHFPARVFRCAAGHRATMSPSAYLTNGCPSCRGQETAARQKPSVAEATPEIAEQWHPTLNGKYTPENVAADSKRQIFWHSGCCDHTWRDSPLGRYKYQRLRCPVCRSILGSLAWRDPGLAAEWAPENPTDPWHLAPMSTTQFLPGWVCATNPEHRWQAPLASRSNGAGCPECKPAGKSKVELDHLAAAKGLFGAAKSGRTLRYPEFTSRAVWAADISVEVEGSPVVIEYDGSYWHSADAKRLVDERKTLDLLAAGFHVVRLREHPLELLDVEHPKLLQLRVYSQAPDPAGVMREIESWASAGFERPQPPRTGVVEV; encoded by the coding sequence GTGACAGTCGAGCAGCCGTGCTCGATCGTGGACTGTCCGAACGCGGCGGCGTTCCGCACCCGCTCGAAGCCGGCATGGTGCCTCGAGCACCTGACCTCGCTCCTTGGTGACGCGGGCCTTGACCCAGCGGAGCCGTTCCCTGGCAGGCCGAGCGACTTCTGGCTCTCCACATGCCGGGCGTGTGACACGACAGCCCATTACCGGCTCGAGTACGCGATGGAGAAGACGAAGACCGGGCAGCCGACATGTGGCCTGTGCCGTTGGCGGGCGTGGAGCGCCTGGGGCGCGAGCCTCGGCGCAACGGTAGACCACGCGGACGTAGCGGTTGACTATTCAGCCTTCGCCGAGTCGCACGGCTATGAACTTCTCGACGTTCTCGACCCGGTCGCGGCTGGCGGCATCGTCCGCGTGCGCTGCAGGTCGTGTCAGCGCATCCAGGCGGAGCGCCTCTCCGACATCTCTTGGGGTTGCTCGTGTCAGACGAAGGCCGCGACACCGAACCAGGTCACGCGCTCGAAGGCGAACCGCATGACATTCGCTGCATCGAACTCTCCCGCTATCCCGTGGTGGGATCACGAGGCGAACGACGAGCTCCTCTGGAAGACGGCGAAGCGCGCCTCGACGAAGGTCGCTGCGTGGAAGTGCCCGGACTGTGGGCACCGCTTCGCGGAGAGGATCGCCGCCATGGCGGAACACCCTGTCTGCCCAGCGTGCCGTGACCGGGAGCGCACGGCGTCGCATGCGGAAGCGGAACGGCTGGCGACGCTGCCTGTGAGCGAGGTTCCAGAGCTGTTGGCCACGTGGGCAGATGAGACAGAGCCGTGGAAGGTGATGGTCGGCGACCACTTTCCCGCACGAGTCTTCCGATGCGCTGCTGGACATCGAGCGACGATGTCGCCTTCGGCGTATCTGACGAATGGGTGCCCGTCGTGCCGCGGGCAAGAGACCGCCGCCCGGCAGAAGCCTTCGGTGGCCGAGGCAACACCGGAGATCGCTGAGCAATGGCACCCGACGCTGAACGGCAAGTACACGCCTGAGAATGTCGCGGCAGACTCGAAGCGTCAGATTTTCTGGCACTCCGGGTGCTGCGACCACACGTGGCGCGACAGCCCGCTCGGTCGGTACAAATACCAGCGGCTTCGCTGCCCGGTGTGCCGCTCGATCCTCGGCTCGCTCGCCTGGCGTGACCCGGGACTTGCTGCCGAGTGGGCACCCGAGAACCCGACCGACCCATGGCACCTTGCGCCCATGTCGACGACCCAGTTCCTCCCCGGGTGGGTCTGTGCAACCAACCCGGAGCACCGCTGGCAGGCACCCCTCGCCTCCCGCTCGAACGGCGCCGGCTGCCCGGAGTGCAAGCCGGCCGGGAAGTCGAAGGTCGAGCTCGATCACCTGGCCGCAGCCAAGGGGCTATTCGGCGCAGCGAAGTCGGGACGGACGCTTCGCTACCCGGAGTTCACGAGCCGCGCAGTGTGGGCAGCCGACATCAGCGTCGAAGTGGAGGGAAGTCCGGTCGTCATCGAGTACGACGGCTCCTACTGGCATTCGGCGGACGCCAAGCGGCTCGTGGACGAGCGCAAGACCCTCGATCTGCTGGCCGCCGGGTTTCACGTCGTGCGACTGCGCGAGCACCCGCTGGAACTGCTTGACGTCGAGCACCCCAAGCTCTTGCAGCTTCGGGTGTACTCGCAAGCCCCGGACCCAGCCGGCGTCATGCGCGAGATCGAGTCCTGGGCCAGCGCGGGCTTCGAGCGGCCACAGCCGCCTCGTACCGGCGTGGTCGAAGTGTAG
- a CDS encoding SMP-30/gluconolactonase/LRE family protein, giving the protein MATDAVIGLEGLVPAGARAQWLTGGATWAEGPLWLPGPGKVIWSDIPGNRILEYTPATGEAGVYRADVEFTNGRTLDHDGSIVQCSHGRRRVERDVDGEIMPIVDHLGEHRLNSPNDVVVTADGAVWFTDPDYGITLPEEGHPGEHEYGACWVFRFDPRTDALAPVVTDMVEPNGLAFSPDESLLYVSDTSDARHIRVYEVIDGTPENGRVFAEIERGAPDGFRVDEHGNIWTSSLDAVLVLAPDGGLLGSIPIPEKIANVCFGGSDGTELFIAATTSIYSIPTLTRDAAARL; this is encoded by the coding sequence ATGGCGACGGATGCGGTCATCGGACTTGAGGGGCTCGTGCCGGCGGGCGCGCGTGCGCAGTGGCTGACGGGCGGGGCGACCTGGGCCGAGGGGCCGCTGTGGCTGCCCGGCCCGGGCAAGGTGATCTGGAGCGACATCCCCGGAAATCGCATCCTCGAGTACACGCCCGCGACCGGGGAGGCCGGCGTCTACCGCGCCGACGTCGAGTTCACGAACGGACGGACGCTCGACCACGACGGCTCGATCGTGCAGTGCTCCCACGGCAGGCGGCGCGTCGAGCGCGACGTGGACGGCGAGATCATGCCGATCGTCGATCATCTCGGCGAGCATCGCCTCAACTCCCCCAACGACGTCGTCGTGACGGCCGACGGTGCGGTCTGGTTTACCGACCCGGACTACGGCATCACGCTTCCGGAGGAGGGTCACCCCGGCGAGCACGAGTACGGCGCCTGCTGGGTGTTCCGCTTCGACCCGCGCACCGACGCGCTCGCGCCGGTCGTGACCGACATGGTCGAGCCCAACGGCCTCGCCTTCTCGCCGGACGAGAGCCTGCTCTATGTCTCGGACACGTCCGACGCCCGGCACATCCGGGTCTACGAGGTCATCGACGGCACGCCGGAGAACGGCCGCGTGTTCGCCGAGATCGAGCGCGGCGCCCCCGACGGATTCCGGGTCGACGAGCACGGGAACATCTGGACCTCGAGCCTCGACGCCGTGCTCGTCCTCGCTCCTGACGGCGGCCTGCTCGGCTCCATCCCGATCCCCGAGAAGATCGCCAACGTGTGCTTCGGCGGCTCGGACGGCACCGAGCTGTTCATCGCCGCCACGACGAGCATCTACTCGATTCCGACGCTGACGAGGGATGCCGCGGCGAGGCTCTGA
- a CDS encoding DNA-binding protein, protein MGLFDRWKKNTKPDTVPPAKAPTRAPVAQPVQVEVSFERDEIVPIEKRVAKLSPDRFGLYPHEILLLDYAPKFTTAGQKFQGFWDYSYGVSNVSSILKSLISRGFIAKGSVADTVNQQTAAALKPVLVAHGLPATGTKPTLINRVLTEVPAADLEKTFPQRFYALTDTGRAALDASPFIPYIHKHPTTENLDMFLLSQMVTSNPALPWRDHVWRFLNDRSVQRAREGNWGLYRNVRHSMADFVAEEERWLDAIGLNAEVCFWDTSGVSNGFRPDFLSIYAPYYFPFKDSGEKPAPAIVDRIFKWAGKAKLNDAELRALMERSIEQFSSPFHLFTKPEVIDIVFFLRDENTAALTKVYAAAEQRFRAAYPDIDLTRS, encoded by the coding sequence GTGGGTCTGTTCGATCGGTGGAAGAAGAACACGAAGCCCGACACGGTCCCACCGGCCAAAGCACCGACGCGCGCGCCAGTCGCGCAGCCCGTGCAAGTGGAGGTGAGCTTCGAGCGTGACGAGATCGTCCCCATCGAGAAGCGTGTCGCCAAGCTCAGCCCTGATCGCTTCGGGCTCTACCCGCACGAGATCCTGCTGCTCGACTACGCGCCGAAGTTCACGACCGCCGGCCAGAAGTTCCAGGGCTTCTGGGATTACAGCTACGGCGTGAGCAACGTCTCGTCGATATTGAAGTCGCTCATCTCGCGCGGGTTCATCGCTAAGGGCAGCGTGGCTGACACCGTCAACCAGCAGACGGCCGCCGCTCTCAAACCGGTCCTCGTCGCGCACGGCCTTCCGGCGACGGGAACGAAGCCAACCTTGATCAACCGAGTCCTCACCGAAGTACCTGCTGCCGATCTCGAGAAGACGTTCCCGCAGCGCTTCTACGCGCTCACCGACACGGGCCGCGCCGCGCTCGATGCATCACCGTTCATTCCCTACATCCACAAGCATCCGACGACAGAGAACCTCGACATGTTCTTGCTGTCGCAGATGGTCACGTCGAACCCGGCGCTCCCCTGGCGCGACCATGTCTGGCGGTTTCTGAACGACCGGAGCGTTCAGCGCGCGCGAGAGGGTAACTGGGGGCTGTACCGCAACGTTCGGCACTCGATGGCCGACTTCGTCGCCGAAGAGGAACGGTGGCTCGATGCGATCGGGCTCAACGCGGAGGTCTGTTTCTGGGACACCAGCGGCGTGTCGAACGGCTTCCGCCCCGACTTCCTGTCGATCTACGCGCCCTATTACTTCCCGTTCAAGGACTCCGGCGAGAAGCCGGCACCGGCGATCGTGGACCGGATCTTCAAGTGGGCAGGGAAGGCCAAGCTCAACGACGCCGAACTTCGCGCCCTCATGGAGCGGAGCATCGAACAGTTCAGTTCTCCATTCCACCTGTTCACCAAGCCCGAAGTCATCGACATCGTGTTCTTCCTGCGTGACGAGAACACCGCGGCTCTCACCAAGGTCTACGCGGCAGCCGAGCAACGGTTCCGTGCCGCCTACCCGGACATCGACCTCACCCGAAGCTAA